The Leucobacter rhizosphaerae genome includes a region encoding these proteins:
- a CDS encoding TIGR02611 family protein, with protein MGDPYADDAARARRLGRPVGRFMARWRGAIRRRPWLNTAYKVVVTVLGALIVVVGLILVPLPGPGWLIVFVGLTLLGSEYHWARRLLGWLRAMLARFWERWNAWRAARRERKTRLADPQAG; from the coding sequence ATGGGGGATCCGTACGCAGACGACGCCGCACGCGCGCGACGCCTGGGCCGCCCGGTGGGGCGGTTCATGGCGCGATGGCGCGGCGCGATCCGTCGGCGCCCCTGGTTGAACACCGCCTACAAGGTCGTCGTCACGGTGCTCGGTGCGCTGATCGTGGTCGTCGGGTTGATTCTCGTGCCGCTGCCGGGCCCCGGCTGGCTGATCGTGTTCGTCGGGCTCACGCTGCTCGGGAGCGAGTACCACTGGGCGCGTCGGCTGCTCGGCTGGCTGCGCGCGATGCTCGCGAGATTCTGGGAGCGCTGGAACGCCTGGCGGGCCGCGCGGCGGGAGCGCAAGACGCGCCTCGCGGATCCGCAGGCGGGCTGA
- a CDS encoding 1,2-dihydroxy-3-keto-5-methylthiopentene dioxygenase: MTLLTVWNETDPATPVIETTEEQEIREVLNGLGARFSRWEVKEFADDASLDEILALYADEVDQVKVSEGYTLVDIVGLSPAQENYDEVKTPSREKFLSEHRHDDDEDRFFAKGAGVFYLHVNGKVHALYCEPGDLVSVPANTTHWFDMGTAPEFTSIRFFHDDDGWIGHFTGSPIAETFATFDQLHARRKELAAA; the protein is encoded by the coding sequence ATGACACTGCTCACCGTTTGGAACGAGACCGATCCCGCGACCCCCGTCATCGAGACGACGGAGGAGCAGGAGATCCGAGAGGTGCTGAACGGCCTCGGGGCGCGCTTCTCGCGCTGGGAGGTCAAGGAGTTCGCGGACGACGCGAGCCTGGACGAGATCCTTGCGCTGTACGCCGACGAGGTCGACCAGGTGAAGGTGAGCGAGGGGTACACCCTCGTCGACATCGTCGGGCTCAGCCCGGCCCAGGAGAACTACGACGAGGTGAAGACCCCGTCGCGCGAGAAGTTCCTCTCCGAGCACCGCCACGATGACGACGAGGATCGCTTCTTCGCCAAGGGCGCCGGTGTCTTCTACCTCCACGTCAACGGCAAGGTGCACGCGCTCTATTGCGAGCCCGGGGACCTCGTCTCCGTGCCGGCGAACACGACGCACTGGTTCGACATGGGCACCGCCCCCGAGTTCACCTCGATCCGCTTCTTCCACGACGACGACGGCTGGATCGGGCACTTCACGGGCAGCCCGATCGCGGAGACCTTCGCGACCTTCGATCAGCTCCACGCGCGCCGCAAGGAGCTCGCGGCCGCGTAG
- the mtnB gene encoding methylthioribulose 1-phosphate dehydratase has product MTTLTTPRISELQLREAGAALAFEAARFAGNGWMRGTAGNLSLVLDRDPLRLAVTASGLDKSELTERDVVLVDADGKSADVEDPRRPSAESGLHAHIAARTGAQAIFHVHALDAVIAGQLWPEGVEIRDLEMLKGIGHPAHDTTVRIPVIANDQDMTVEAARFDAVYVEATPEVPEVPAIIVAGHGMYAWGATVEAARHHLEITEWLLRYEVGIRAATR; this is encoded by the coding sequence GTGACGACACTGACCACCCCTCGGATCTCCGAACTGCAGCTGCGCGAGGCCGGCGCCGCACTCGCCTTCGAGGCCGCCCGGTTCGCGGGCAACGGCTGGATGCGCGGCACCGCCGGCAACCTCTCGCTCGTGCTCGACCGCGACCCGCTGCGACTCGCGGTCACGGCCTCGGGCCTCGACAAGTCCGAGCTCACCGAGCGCGACGTCGTGCTGGTCGACGCGGACGGGAAGAGCGCCGACGTCGAGGATCCGAGACGCCCCTCCGCCGAGTCGGGGCTGCACGCGCACATCGCCGCACGCACGGGCGCGCAGGCGATCTTCCACGTGCACGCCCTCGACGCCGTCATCGCGGGCCAGCTCTGGCCGGAGGGCGTGGAGATCCGCGACCTCGAGATGCTGAAGGGCATCGGCCACCCGGCGCACGACACGACGGTGCGGATTCCGGTCATCGCGAACGACCAGGACATGACCGTCGAGGCGGCCCGGTTCGACGCCGTGTACGTCGAGGCGACTCCCGAGGTGCCCGAGGTGCCGGCGATCATCGTCGCCGGGCACGGGATGTACGCCTGGGGTGCGACCGTCGAGGCCGCGCGGCATCACCTCGAGATCACCGAGTGGCTGCTGCGCTACGAAGTCGGGATCCGGGCCGCGACCCGCTGA
- the mtnC gene encoding acireductone synthase: protein MTTTPHLSADVVVVDLEGTTSAAGFILGDLYDYARPRLEATLARHDAPIPEARAHAIAETGLATNASDAEVAEALRELMASDVKSTPLKTIQGVIWAEGFAAGEIHSHFFEDVAPKLHAWHERGIRLAVYSSGSIASQQPWFRHAPQGDLAPLVEAWFDTVNAGPKKEPASYTRIAEALGVDPARALFLTDHPEEVTAALAAGWQVVALDRPGEPWAGSDFAAPSAASFAEIEVTP from the coding sequence ATGACCACCACCCCGCACCTCTCCGCCGACGTGGTGGTCGTCGACCTCGAGGGCACCACGAGTGCCGCGGGGTTCATCCTCGGTGATCTGTACGACTACGCCAGGCCGCGGCTCGAAGCGACCCTCGCGCGTCACGATGCCCCGATCCCCGAGGCGCGTGCGCACGCTATCGCCGAGACCGGGCTCGCGACGAACGCGAGCGACGCCGAGGTCGCTGAGGCGCTCCGCGAGCTCATGGCCTCCGATGTGAAGTCGACGCCGCTGAAGACGATCCAGGGGGTCATCTGGGCCGAGGGGTTCGCCGCGGGCGAGATCCACTCGCACTTCTTCGAGGACGTCGCCCCGAAGCTCCACGCGTGGCACGAGCGCGGGATCCGGCTCGCCGTCTACTCGTCGGGGTCCATCGCCTCGCAGCAGCCCTGGTTCCGTCACGCCCCGCAGGGAGATCTGGCGCCGCTCGTCGAGGCGTGGTTCGACACCGTGAACGCGGGCCCGAAGAAGGAGCCCGCCTCGTACACGCGCATCGCGGAGGCCCTCGGCGTCGATCCCGCGCGCGCACTGTTCCTCACCGACCACCCCGAGGAGGTCACCGCTGCGCTCGCCGCCGGGTGGCAGGTCGTGGCCCTCGACCGCCCGGGTGAGCCGTGGGCGGGATCCGACTTCGCCGCTCCCTCCGCCGCCAGCTTCGCAGAGATCGAGGTCACCCCGTGA
- a CDS encoding pyridoxal phosphate-dependent aminotransferase, which translates to MNPRWRAVAEAAGLASPDGTTRPTIFAEMTALAAATGAANLGQGFPDADGPEWIREAAVTAIRDGANQYPPGRGIAPLREAIAAHQQRHYGLTFDPAREILVTAGATEAIASAILALAGPGDEVLTIEPFYDSYAAGIAMAGATHVTVPLVPDATGFRLDTDALAARVTERTRLILVNTPHNPTGTVLSHAELDQIAAAATRVDAVVITDEVYEHLTYDGQVHTPLATLPGMAERTLTISSAGKTFSLTGWKVGWACGPAELIEALLAVKQYLTYSGGAPFQPAIARALSEGDADIAELRDSLSARRDLLITGLRSSGFDVVVPGGTYFVCADATPFLSDTVPDGAAFARALPELAGVACVPISAFCRDGSSTAAALAPWVRFTFVKDQATIEDAIAGLRTLTAVEH; encoded by the coding sequence GTGAATCCCCGATGGCGCGCAGTCGCAGAGGCAGCCGGTCTGGCCTCCCCCGATGGAACCACCCGACCCACCATCTTCGCGGAGATGACGGCCCTCGCCGCCGCCACCGGCGCCGCGAACCTCGGGCAGGGGTTCCCCGACGCCGACGGGCCGGAGTGGATCCGCGAGGCGGCCGTCACCGCGATTCGGGACGGCGCGAACCAGTACCCGCCCGGTCGCGGGATCGCGCCGCTGCGCGAGGCGATCGCGGCGCACCAGCAGCGCCACTACGGGCTGACGTTCGACCCGGCTCGGGAGATCCTGGTGACCGCTGGAGCCACGGAGGCGATCGCCTCCGCGATCCTGGCCCTCGCGGGACCGGGCGACGAGGTGCTCACCATCGAGCCCTTCTACGACTCATACGCCGCCGGGATCGCGATGGCCGGGGCGACGCACGTCACGGTGCCGCTCGTGCCCGATGCGACCGGGTTCCGCCTGGACACCGACGCACTGGCCGCGCGCGTGACCGAGCGCACCCGGCTGATCCTCGTGAATACGCCGCACAACCCGACCGGCACCGTGCTCAGCCACGCCGAGCTCGATCAGATCGCGGCCGCCGCGACCCGGGTCGACGCCGTGGTGATCACGGACGAGGTCTACGAGCACCTCACGTACGACGGACAGGTCCACACCCCGCTCGCGACCCTGCCGGGGATGGCGGAGCGCACCCTCACGATCTCCTCGGCCGGCAAGACCTTCTCGTTGACCGGGTGGAAGGTCGGCTGGGCGTGCGGCCCCGCCGAGCTCATCGAGGCGCTCCTCGCTGTGAAGCAGTACCTCACCTACTCGGGCGGCGCACCCTTCCAGCCGGCGATCGCGCGGGCTCTCTCCGAGGGGGACGCCGACATCGCCGAGCTGCGCGACTCGCTCAGCGCCCGGCGGGACCTGCTGATCACGGGCCTGCGGTCGAGCGGCTTCGACGTCGTCGTCCCGGGCGGCACCTACTTCGTCTGCGCCGACGCGACCCCGTTCCTGAGCGACACGGTGCCGGACGGTGCGGCCTTCGCCCGAGCGCTGCCGGAGCTCGCGGGCGTCGCCTGCGTGCCGATCTCGGCGTTCTGCCGCGACGGGTCGTCCACCGCCGCCGCGCTCGCGCCGTGGGTGCGGTTCACGTTCGTCAAGGATCAGGCGACGATCGAGGACGCGATCGCGGGGCTGCGGACGCTCACCGCCGTCGAGCACTAG
- a CDS encoding cation:proton antiporter, giving the protein MVILLVCSMVSMLLWSLVSERLRRWHVSGPLAMVATGLVIGFILREDVAEHLNTDLAERTVEIILALLLFVDATEVRGGFLGGERKIVGRLLGIALPLSLLVTVAVGIPMLGVTSIGVVLAIACIVLPIDFAPAAEILRDPGIPRRLRHGLAVESGYNDGIFSPLFAFALLLLGLPGHTTSPLEALEDAVPAFGFAVLVGVGIGGLTGLLARAASRREWVTSHGLRIAMVLIPLVTYAAATAIGGNGFVAAFLAGIAYKMTRLGRAHSHDDVAHSELSLVDEIGQMSALVMWSMFGVVTALVFFTPFEWAWVVFALLALTVFRAIPVYAAFLGSGLSLREQTALGVLGPRGTSSVVFGLLAFNAMRDDDAYAAMYVMVMTVLGSVILYGVFGARAARRLVGPGARERGSGSM; this is encoded by the coding sequence ATGGTCATCCTCCTGGTCTGCAGCATGGTGTCGATGCTGCTCTGGTCGCTCGTCAGCGAACGTCTCCGGCGCTGGCACGTCTCCGGCCCACTCGCGATGGTCGCGACCGGACTCGTCATCGGGTTCATCCTTCGCGAAGACGTCGCCGAGCACCTGAACACCGACCTCGCCGAGCGCACCGTCGAGATCATCCTGGCGCTCCTCCTCTTCGTCGACGCGACGGAGGTCCGCGGCGGATTCCTCGGCGGTGAGCGGAAGATCGTGGGCCGGCTGCTCGGGATCGCCCTGCCGCTCTCCCTCCTCGTGACGGTGGCGGTCGGGATCCCGATGCTCGGGGTGACGTCCATCGGAGTGGTGCTCGCGATCGCGTGCATCGTGCTGCCGATCGACTTCGCGCCCGCGGCCGAGATCCTGCGCGACCCGGGCATTCCGCGCCGACTGCGGCACGGCCTCGCGGTCGAGAGCGGCTACAACGACGGCATCTTCTCCCCGCTGTTCGCGTTCGCGCTGCTCCTCCTGGGCCTGCCCGGGCACACGACGTCGCCGCTCGAGGCGCTCGAGGACGCCGTGCCGGCCTTCGGCTTCGCGGTGCTCGTCGGGGTCGGGATCGGTGGCCTCACCGGGCTGCTCGCCCGCGCCGCCTCGCGCCGGGAGTGGGTGACGAGCCACGGGTTGCGGATCGCGATGGTGCTGATCCCCCTCGTGACCTACGCCGCCGCGACCGCGATCGGCGGCAACGGCTTCGTCGCGGCGTTCCTCGCAGGGATCGCCTACAAGATGACCCGGCTGGGCAGAGCGCACAGCCACGACGACGTCGCCCACTCCGAGCTCTCGCTCGTCGACGAGATCGGCCAGATGTCGGCGCTTGTGATGTGGAGCATGTTTGGCGTGGTCACCGCGCTGGTGTTCTTCACCCCGTTCGAGTGGGCCTGGGTGGTCTTCGCACTCCTCGCGCTCACGGTGTTCCGCGCGATCCCCGTCTACGCGGCGTTCCTGGGCAGCGGCTTGAGCCTGCGCGAGCAGACCGCGCTCGGTGTGCTGGGCCCGCGCGGCACCTCCAGCGTGGTGTTCGGGCTCCTGGCGTTCAACGCGATGCGGGATGACGACGCGTATGCCGCGATGTACGTGATGGTGATGACCGTGCTGGGGAGCGTGATCCTCTACGGCGTCTTCGGGGCGCGGGCGGCTCGGCGGCTGGTCGGCCCAGGCGCGCGCGAACGGGGTTCCGGATCCATGTAA
- a CDS encoding lipase: MRVPVKAFVVSLIASVTFAFGAAPSVAAEPIEDFSSSAAAVQPTTVVSQTLDTTSDALAGEAIKSVLEMEEIAKVPHNFDVEATIALAKSEVGTSRPTGWSQPGECIMSAQRWIRAGGGNWTGGGDPVSNYNTATRMTLATAAPGDIIQYEYIESPSSWVTGVHTVLITGVNPDGTFSIVESNNPGGSGLVGENDSWTPAPPAGFEAVVWRF, encoded by the coding sequence GTGCGAGTACCTGTCAAGGCGTTTGTGGTCAGCTTGATCGCTTCTGTGACCTTCGCCTTTGGAGCGGCCCCCTCGGTGGCCGCGGAGCCGATCGAAGACTTCTCCTCCTCCGCTGCCGCCGTGCAGCCGACGACCGTTGTCTCTCAGACTCTCGACACCACGAGCGATGCGCTCGCGGGCGAGGCGATCAAGTCCGTTCTCGAGATGGAGGAGATCGCGAAGGTCCCCCACAACTTCGATGTCGAGGCGACCATCGCCCTCGCGAAGAGCGAGGTCGGCACGAGCCGCCCCACCGGCTGGAGCCAGCCGGGCGAGTGCATCATGTCGGCGCAGCGCTGGATCCGCGCGGGCGGCGGCAACTGGACCGGTGGCGGCGATCCCGTCTCGAACTACAACACCGCGACGCGCATGACCCTCGCGACCGCCGCTCCCGGCGACATCATCCAGTACGAGTACATCGAGTCGCCCTCGTCGTGGGTCACCGGTGTCCACACGGTGCTGATCACCGGCGTGAACCCTGATGGCACCTTCTCGATCGTCGAGTCGAACAACCCCGGTGGATCCGGCCTCGTCGGCGAGAACGACAGCTGGACCCCCGCGCCGCCGGCCGGCTTCGAGGCCGTCGTCTGGCGCTTCTAG
- a CDS encoding glycosyltransferase, with protein sequence MHILIVTDQHADSLGGVQVAIRLQRRFLERAGHRVTIAAPALHRPGYTVDPADADAYVDLPSWPITRDREYGISWPGASTDRALAAALAARPRIDLVHIQGDFWGALIGIRAARGLRVPILHTMHNHVDEGTRAVTPLAPVVFQGLRAWRALALGRTRGRVDRASRGAWRYLAELAAEASMVMAPSRHFAEELRAAGVADRIEVTPNGVDDAAITSVRAVARSERSRPKLIWLGRMSQEKRVLEFIEAIGESGIDADVALHGAGLLLPKVTKRIAELGLADRVTVPGPVPYAEALAAMRDADALVQTSIGFETQGLTPFEAAALGTPTIFCDPQIADDVAVRPEWRVEDASVSALADTLRSAVAALSADPGALRVPDAESERFLQSSQTARMIALYERVLARA encoded by the coding sequence GTGCACATCCTCATCGTCACCGATCAGCATGCCGACTCGCTCGGCGGGGTGCAGGTGGCCATCCGGCTGCAGCGGCGGTTCCTGGAGCGCGCGGGGCACCGCGTCACGATCGCGGCGCCGGCTCTGCACCGGCCCGGGTACACCGTCGACCCGGCTGACGCAGATGCGTACGTCGACCTGCCGTCGTGGCCGATCACGCGGGATCGCGAGTACGGCATCAGCTGGCCCGGCGCCAGCACCGATCGGGCGCTGGCCGCGGCGCTGGCCGCGCGGCCAAGGATCGATCTGGTGCATATCCAGGGGGACTTCTGGGGCGCGCTCATCGGGATCCGCGCCGCCCGCGGGTTGCGGGTGCCGATCCTGCACACGATGCACAACCACGTCGATGAGGGCACCCGCGCCGTCACCCCGCTCGCGCCGGTGGTCTTCCAGGGGCTCCGCGCGTGGCGGGCGCTGGCGCTGGGCCGGACTCGGGGCCGAGTCGACCGCGCGTCACGCGGTGCCTGGCGCTACCTGGCGGAACTCGCGGCAGAAGCCAGCATGGTCATGGCGCCCTCGCGCCACTTCGCCGAAGAGCTCCGGGCCGCCGGGGTCGCGGATCGCATCGAGGTCACGCCCAACGGTGTGGATGACGCGGCGATCACCTCCGTCCGTGCCGTCGCGCGCAGCGAGCGGTCACGACCGAAGCTCATCTGGCTCGGGCGGATGAGCCAGGAGAAGCGCGTGCTCGAGTTCATCGAGGCGATCGGGGAGTCGGGGATCGACGCCGACGTCGCGTTGCACGGGGCGGGGCTGCTGCTGCCGAAGGTGACGAAGCGGATCGCCGAGCTGGGGCTCGCGGATCGGGTGACCGTGCCCGGCCCGGTGCCGTACGCGGAGGCGCTTGCGGCGATGCGGGACGCGGATGCGCTCGTGCAGACATCGATCGGGTTCGAGACGCAGGGGCTCACCCCGTTCGAGGCGGCCGCGCTCGGGACGCCCACGATCTTCTGCGATCCGCAGATCGCGGACGACGTCGCGGTGCGCCCGGAGTGGCGGGTCGAGGACGCGAGTGTGTCGGCGCTCGCGGACACGCTGCGCTCCGCCGTGGCGGCGCTGTCGGCGGATCCCGGTGCGCTCCGGGTGCCCGATGCGGAGTCGGAGCGGTTCCTGCAGTCGTCGCAGACGGCGCGCATGATCGCGCTGTACGAGCGGGTGCTCGCGCGGGCCTGA
- a CDS encoding glycosyltransferase — MSTTDRPAPLRILIGCDTFLPDVNGAARFAERLAAGLVQRGEDVHVVAPSITHRKAGTFVETIEGERMTVHRWASWRWYPHDWLRFVLPWRARGYARKLLDRVRPDVIHIQSHIVIGRALAIEGAKRGIRIIATNHVMPENVLDFTLLPERAKRAFVRWGWRGADRILKHAAAVTTPTQRAADFLERNTHRRGVRPVSCGLRASNYTPDLTERTSHRLVFVGRVTLEKEIDVILRAIPRLDPSLDVTFTVVGDGDQRKQLEKLATELGIASRVTFTGRVTDEELRASLTNASIFVIASVAELQSIATMEAMASGLPIVAADAMALPHLVRDGENGYLFQPGNDRELADRLERILTMPREEYLRMQQASLDAVQVHDIDRTLDTFEALYRGEPVAS, encoded by the coding sequence GTGAGCACCACCGATCGCCCAGCGCCGCTCCGCATCCTCATCGGCTGCGACACCTTCCTCCCCGACGTGAACGGCGCCGCCCGCTTCGCCGAGCGCCTCGCCGCCGGCCTCGTGCAGCGCGGCGAGGACGTGCACGTCGTCGCCCCCTCGATCACCCACCGAAAGGCCGGCACCTTCGTCGAGACGATCGAGGGCGAGCGCATGACCGTGCACCGCTGGGCCAGCTGGCGGTGGTACCCGCACGACTGGCTGCGCTTCGTGCTGCCGTGGCGGGCGCGCGGCTACGCGCGGAAGCTCCTCGACCGCGTCCGGCCCGACGTGATCCACATCCAGTCCCACATCGTGATCGGGCGCGCGCTCGCCATCGAGGGCGCGAAGCGCGGGATCCGGATCATCGCCACGAACCACGTGATGCCGGAGAACGTGCTCGACTTCACCCTCCTCCCGGAGCGTGCGAAGCGCGCCTTCGTGCGGTGGGGGTGGCGGGGTGCCGACCGGATCCTGAAGCACGCCGCCGCGGTGACCACCCCGACCCAGCGCGCGGCCGACTTCCTCGAGCGCAACACGCACCGGCGTGGTGTGCGCCCGGTGAGCTGCGGACTCCGCGCCTCGAACTACACGCCCGATCTCACCGAGCGGACGTCGCACCGCCTCGTGTTCGTCGGACGGGTCACGCTCGAGAAGGAGATCGACGTGATCCTGCGCGCGATCCCGCGGCTCGATCCGTCGCTCGACGTCACGTTCACCGTCGTCGGCGACGGTGATCAGCGCAAGCAGCTCGAGAAGCTCGCGACGGAGCTCGGGATCGCCTCGCGTGTGACCTTCACCGGCCGCGTCACCGACGAGGAGCTCCGGGCGTCCCTCACCAATGCCAGCATCTTCGTGATCGCCTCGGTCGCCGAGCTCCAGTCCATCGCCACCATGGAGGCCATGGCCTCGGGCCTCCCGATCGTCGCCGCCGACGCGATGGCGCTGCCGCACCTCGTGCGCGACGGCGAGAACGGGTACCTGTTCCAGCCCGGCAACGACCGCGAACTGGCCGACCGCCTCGAGCGGATCCTCACGATGCCGCGCGAGGAGTACCTGCGCATGCAGCAGGCGTCCCTCGACGCCGTGCAGGTCCACGACATCGATCGCACCCTGGACACCTTCGAGGCGCTCTACCGCGGCGAGCCCGTCGCGAGCTGA
- a CDS encoding MFS transporter yields MSNANSALLLKLAPSIYGPTILFTLGEYAVLPLIPVIAVQMGASLGLSGFIASAVVVGQLAGNLPASWVVSRAGERIAMLIAAAVALVATIGIALAPTPALLGLAVFVVGFAAATFGLARHSFMTTRVPVAFRARALSLIGGSHRLGRFAGPFLAAALVALTGNPGATIWAFMGCLVLAALLVGLAPDPERLVPLAASGGTESGGAGPSGAATGGSATGGTGIPNTAIPNPDQRPGGILAAIRAGHAPLLRVGGCAAILSGLRSVKDVFLPLWGLSIGMDAPGIALVVGISGTIDFALFYTSGQVMDRFGRLWAALPATAAMALSFLVLSLTHDVPGAVGWLIACAVVIGIGNGLSSGIVLTLGADLAPMNNPAPFLAAWRTLVDFGGAAAPLAVSAISVASLPIASAATGVLAILGVAGFARWVPRYIPRARGMRR; encoded by the coding sequence ATGTCGAACGCGAACTCCGCGCTGCTGCTGAAGCTCGCGCCCAGCATCTACGGACCCACGATCCTGTTCACGCTGGGCGAGTACGCGGTCCTGCCGCTCATCCCGGTGATCGCGGTCCAGATGGGCGCCAGCCTCGGGCTGTCGGGGTTCATCGCGTCCGCGGTGGTCGTGGGTCAGCTCGCGGGCAACCTGCCGGCGAGCTGGGTGGTGTCACGGGCGGGCGAGCGGATCGCCATGCTCATCGCTGCCGCGGTCGCCCTGGTGGCGACGATCGGGATCGCCCTCGCGCCGACCCCCGCGCTGCTCGGCCTCGCCGTGTTCGTCGTCGGTTTCGCCGCCGCGACCTTCGGCCTGGCCCGTCACTCCTTCATGACGACGCGGGTGCCCGTCGCCTTCCGCGCCCGTGCGCTCTCCCTCATCGGCGGTTCGCATCGTCTCGGCCGCTTCGCCGGGCCGTTTCTCGCCGCCGCCCTCGTCGCGCTGACGGGCAACCCCGGCGCCACGATCTGGGCGTTCATGGGGTGTCTCGTGCTCGCGGCCCTGCTCGTGGGCCTTGCGCCGGATCCCGAACGGCTGGTGCCACTCGCGGCGTCGGGCGGAACCGAGTCGGGCGGTGCCGGACCGAGCGGCGCCGCGACAGGCGGATCCGCGACGGGAGGCACCGGGATCCCGAACACGGCGATCCCGAACCCGGACCAGCGGCCCGGCGGCATCCTGGCCGCGATCCGCGCGGGCCACGCACCCCTGCTGCGAGTGGGCGGGTGCGCGGCGATCCTCTCGGGCCTACGATCGGTGAAGGACGTCTTCCTGCCGCTGTGGGGCCTCTCGATCGGCATGGACGCCCCCGGGATCGCCCTCGTCGTCGGCATCTCCGGCACGATCGACTTCGCGCTGTTCTACACGAGCGGGCAGGTCATGGACCGGTTCGGGCGCCTGTGGGCGGCGCTCCCGGCGACCGCCGCGATGGCCCTGAGCTTCCTCGTGCTCTCCCTCACCCACGACGTGCCGGGGGCGGTCGGGTGGCTGATCGCGTGTGCCGTGGTGATCGGGATCGGCAACGGGCTGTCGAGTGGGATCGTCCTGACGCTCGGCGCGGACCTCGCTCCGATGAACAACCCGGCTCCATTCCTCGCCGCGTGGCGCACGCTCGTGGACTTCGGGGGCGCTGCGGCACCGCTCGCGGTCTCGGCGATCTCGGTCGCCTCCCTGCCGATCGCGAGCGCCGCAACCGGCGTGCTCGCGATCCTGGGCGTCGCCGGGTTCGCGCGGTGGGTGCCGCGCTACATCCCGCGGGCCCGGGGAATGCGTCGGTAG
- a CDS encoding helix-turn-helix domain-containing protein, with the protein MPKTHSAAAVEIGRRVRAERQRLGISLEDLGELSEMGATSIGRIERGVSSPSVETIIRISAALEVEPGRFLSGVTPEDYGIRPRQVTVRDLIRAREQQNHRQA; encoded by the coding sequence GTGCCCAAGACTCACTCCGCCGCAGCCGTGGAAATCGGCCGACGCGTGCGCGCGGAGCGTCAGCGGCTGGGCATCTCCCTCGAGGATCTCGGTGAGCTCTCGGAGATGGGCGCGACGAGCATCGGACGGATCGAACGCGGTGTATCGAGCCCGTCGGTCGAGACGATCATTCGAATCTCGGCGGCGCTCGAGGTCGAGCCGGGGCGATTTCTCTCCGGAGTCACACCCGAGGATTACGGGATCCGGCCGCGCCAGGTCACGGTCAGGGACCTGATCCGGGCCCGCGAGCAGCAGAACCACCGCCAGGCCTAG